A genomic stretch from Acidimicrobiales bacterium includes:
- a CDS encoding BTAD domain-containing putative transcriptional regulator encodes MDVGMSRPFRARPPDPGDALLRPALLRRLLTRFEARVVVVRASAGFGKTTALAQAVEQNLVAPRGRDVWVGCEPADADDDVLRRGIAESLSLPPDTSRRGIAEAIAAASPVQVCLILDDAHELPEGSRGAELVEALIADLPANGHVLLSSRFDPAISLARLDAQGRVERIEERDLTLDRAELVALAERAGRPVDEIESLGGWPALVALGLRSGPVRQFLDQEVIGSLDDDQRRVLALVVALGGADDALLTALTGIDATTAIDSLPMIQRRDGWYEAHALWSSVFTDAEIEHARRTHQRGAIEHLLADGRAGRAVDLACRTQQSDLVLRALHETVISGQVEDVDVLRRWLPLLPDDVRRHPLALHIEGLIEQAIDPTTDRCLELFQRAADGYEALGELRGLVNATAEIGFWHHIRRDSGELMGVAMRMQELADRGVSAATPYTDVTTAFVGIAQGDPHAILAAVRRARTAPMTGRFRAITDWLEFQALELLGQTDVDLADRYLEGAGGIRGTEVIAIAARWRAGRLEELLADPAAWEARSGSDRARFLCHAWMAAVLAGAGRVSEGADHLALATRFAGEMNAPQVEITLALPTLLIEHERGRTVEAREMMEDLLDRIPVGPSTRLSYNGSTALIARYRPDLFDDLVVPMPTRDTSLGLALRDMDLTGELSAIRSVQWPANTGVLVSSLFLRTSCEFVCAAWAAGRPEARPAADWLLEVVGDPARERFRDFVAHPLTAVAAAAKEILASVPLPPVEHRELRVLGPERLEIGGVESEHEDWRRERVRSLLGYLVVHPDATRDAIMAALWPEANEEAARRSLRSTLNLLLGVLEEGRVGGDAAYFVRADGNRVRLTGRDRLSVDVWRFDSLLDEADRLEADGAPSLALDCLTEAIDLYRGDLLAGVIEGEWLHLERQRLHVRFVGAAVRGAELLLAHGRTDEAITLSTRTIQIEPWSEPAHRSLIAGHLQRGDRAAAHRAMQRCHDMLADLGGPVEELTTMLERRLTGS; translated from the coding sequence ATGGACGTTGGCATGAGCAGGCCGTTTCGCGCGCGACCGCCGGATCCCGGCGACGCGCTGCTCCGCCCTGCGCTGCTGCGCCGCCTGCTCACCCGCTTCGAGGCCCGCGTCGTGGTCGTGCGGGCCAGCGCGGGCTTCGGGAAGACGACCGCCCTCGCCCAGGCGGTCGAACAGAACCTGGTTGCGCCGCGCGGACGCGACGTCTGGGTCGGCTGCGAGCCTGCCGATGCCGACGACGACGTCTTGCGGCGCGGCATCGCCGAATCGCTCTCCCTGCCGCCCGACACCTCGCGGCGCGGCATCGCCGAGGCGATCGCCGCCGCCTCCCCGGTCCAGGTCTGTCTGATCCTCGACGATGCCCACGAGCTCCCGGAGGGTTCCCGCGGAGCCGAACTGGTCGAGGCGTTGATCGCCGATCTCCCCGCCAACGGCCATGTCCTGCTCTCGAGCCGCTTCGACCCGGCGATCTCGCTGGCCCGTCTCGACGCCCAGGGCCGCGTCGAACGCATCGAGGAACGCGACCTGACCCTCGACCGCGCCGAGCTCGTGGCGCTGGCCGAGCGCGCCGGTCGTCCGGTCGACGAGATCGAGTCGCTCGGCGGCTGGCCGGCGCTGGTCGCCCTCGGCCTGCGGTCCGGGCCGGTACGCCAGTTCCTCGACCAGGAGGTGATCGGCAGTCTCGACGACGACCAGCGCCGAGTGCTGGCCCTCGTCGTCGCCCTCGGCGGCGCCGACGATGCCCTCCTCACCGCACTCACCGGCATCGACGCGACGACCGCGATCGACAGTCTGCCGATGATCCAGCGACGAGACGGTTGGTACGAGGCCCATGCCCTGTGGTCCTCGGTCTTCACCGATGCCGAGATCGAGCACGCCCGCCGGACCCACCAGCGCGGCGCGATCGAGCACCTCCTGGCGGACGGGCGGGCCGGGCGGGCCGTCGATCTCGCGTGCCGCACGCAACAGAGCGACCTGGTTCTGCGGGCGCTCCACGAAACGGTGATCTCCGGCCAGGTCGAGGATGTCGACGTGCTGCGCCGGTGGCTGCCGCTGCTGCCCGACGACGTGCGTCGCCACCCGCTGGCGCTGCACATCGAGGGGCTGATCGAACAGGCGATCGATCCGACCACCGATCGCTGCCTCGAGCTCTTCCAGCGGGCGGCCGACGGCTACGAGGCCCTCGGAGAGCTCCGCGGGCTGGTCAACGCCACGGCCGAGATCGGCTTCTGGCACCACATCCGACGCGACAGCGGCGAGCTCATGGGAGTCGCCATGCGGATGCAGGAACTCGCCGACCGGGGTGTCAGCGCGGCGACGCCCTACACCGATGTCACCACTGCGTTCGTCGGCATCGCCCAGGGCGACCCCCATGCCATCCTCGCTGCGGTCCGCCGGGCCCGAACCGCGCCGATGACCGGTCGGTTCCGGGCGATCACCGACTGGCTCGAGTTCCAGGCGCTCGAACTGCTCGGCCAGACCGACGTCGACCTCGCCGACCGCTACCTCGAGGGTGCCGGAGGGATCCGCGGTACCGAAGTGATCGCGATCGCCGCCCGCTGGCGGGCCGGGCGCCTCGAGGAGCTGCTCGCCGACCCCGCCGCCTGGGAAGCACGGAGCGGATCCGACCGGGCCCGCTTCCTCTGTCACGCGTGGATGGCCGCGGTCCTGGCCGGGGCCGGGCGGGTGTCGGAGGGTGCCGACCACCTCGCCCTCGCCACCCGCTTCGCCGGCGAGATGAACGCCCCCCAGGTCGAGATCACGCTCGCGCTCCCGACACTGCTCATCGAACACGAACGAGGCCGTACCGTCGAGGCCCGCGAGATGATGGAGGACCTCCTCGATCGGATCCCGGTCGGCCCGAGCACCCGCCTCTCCTACAACGGCTCCACCGCGCTGATCGCCCGGTACCGACCGGATCTCTTCGACGACCTCGTGGTGCCGATGCCCACCCGCGACACCTCGCTCGGACTGGCCCTGCGAGACATGGACCTCACCGGGGAACTGTCCGCCATCCGCTCCGTGCAGTGGCCGGCCAACACCGGGGTGCTGGTCTCGTCGCTCTTCCTGCGCACGTCGTGCGAGTTCGTGTGTGCGGCGTGGGCGGCCGGGAGACCCGAGGCCCGTCCGGCGGCCGACTGGCTGCTCGAGGTCGTCGGCGACCCTGCCCGCGAACGGTTCCGCGACTTCGTCGCCCACCCGCTGACCGCCGTCGCCGCGGCAGCGAAAGAGATCCTCGCCTCGGTGCCGCTGCCGCCCGTCGAACACCGCGAGCTGCGCGTGCTCGGGCCCGAGCGCCTCGAGATCGGCGGTGTCGAATCCGAACACGAGGACTGGCGTCGGGAGCGGGTGCGTTCGCTCCTCGGCTATCTCGTCGTCCACCCCGACGCGACCCGCGACGCGATCATGGCCGCGTTGTGGCCCGAGGCCAACGAGGAAGCGGCCCGCCGGAGTCTCCGATCGACGCTCAACCTCCTCCTCGGCGTTCTGGAGGAGGGCAGAGTGGGTGGCGACGCCGCCTACTTCGTCCGTGCCGACGGGAACCGCGTGCGACTGACCGGCCGTGACCGTCTGAGTGTCGACGTCTGGCGTTTCGACTCGCTGCTCGACGAGGCGGACCGGCTCGAAGCCGACGGCGCACCGAGCCTCGCCCTCGACTGCCTCACCGAAGCGATCGACCTGTACCGCGGCGACCTGCTCGCCGGCGTGATCGAGGGCGAATGGCTCCACCTCGAACGCCAGCGCCTCCATGTCCGCTTCGTGGGCGCCGCCGTACGTGGCGCGGAACTCCTGCTCGCCCACGGCCGGACCGACGAAGCGATCACGCTCTCGACGCGGACCATCCAGATCGAACCATGGTCAGAACCGGCGCATCGATCGCTGATCGCCGGCCACCTCCAACGTGGCGACCGAGCCGCCGCTCACCGCGCCATGCAGCGGTGCCACGACATGCTCGCCGACCTCGGCGGCCCGGTGGAGGAGCTCACCACGATGCTCGAACGCCGCCTCACCGGCAGCTGA
- a CDS encoding NfeD family protein — protein sequence MRRRITLAVTMVGLAVGILACTPSAGAQETIIQETPDTGSDTGSDSAVFDSAVFDSAVFDIVQVSGFVDEIVADFIEQSITEAEEAGSGGVILQVNSSATVIDDARVIELARRIHDASVPVYGWVGPSGARAEGGIAQLMAVTDQMGIASFASFGNTGQLVVGEFLDPEVAELLVGLENTTISDLDAIELGLIQYESPTLALFALGPQVGDELPGFDSVIDTSSGEAVREIASPVRLRKLSLFKGWMHSVASPAMAYLLFLIGASLLIFEFYTAGIGIAGVVGAVCFILGCYGLDVLPTRPWALALLVIAMLGYAVDVQTGVPRAWSAIATGCLVLGSIFLYDGFSISWITLLVGIIGVGLSMMNGMPAMIRTRFGTPTIGREWMIGMMGEAVTEVKKDGIVMIDGAPWRAMVNRTTPILAGDPVRVVAIEGLWLEIEPEEGGARDYREMRPSDDEA from the coding sequence ATGCGTCGCCGCATCACGCTAGCGGTCACGATGGTCGGCCTTGCGGTCGGCATCCTCGCGTGCACCCCGTCGGCGGGTGCGCAGGAGACGATCATCCAGGAAACCCCCGACACGGGGAGCGACACGGGGAGCGACTCTGCAGTATTCGACTCTGCAGTTTTCGACTCTGCAGTTTTCGACATTGTCCAGGTGTCGGGCTTCGTCGACGAGATCGTGGCCGACTTCATCGAGCAGTCGATCACCGAGGCCGAGGAGGCCGGTTCAGGCGGCGTGATCCTGCAGGTCAACAGTTCGGCGACCGTCATCGACGACGCCCGCGTCATCGAGCTGGCGCGGCGGATCCACGACGCGAGCGTGCCCGTCTACGGCTGGGTCGGGCCGAGTGGTGCCCGGGCCGAGGGCGGTATCGCCCAGCTCATGGCGGTGACCGACCAGATGGGCATCGCCTCGTTCGCCTCGTTCGGCAACACCGGGCAGCTCGTCGTCGGCGAGTTCCTCGACCCCGAGGTCGCCGAGCTGCTCGTCGGGCTCGAGAACACCACGATCTCCGATCTCGATGCCATCGAGCTCGGCCTCATCCAGTACGAGTCACCCACGCTCGCGCTCTTCGCGCTCGGCCCTCAGGTCGGCGACGAGCTGCCCGGGTTCGACAGCGTGATCGACACGTCCAGCGGTGAAGCCGTCCGCGAGATCGCCTCTCCGGTCCGGCTCCGAAAGTTGTCGCTGTTCAAGGGATGGATGCACAGCGTCGCCAGCCCGGCGATGGCCTACCTGTTGTTCCTCATCGGGGCGTCGCTGCTGATCTTCGAGTTCTACACGGCCGGCATCGGCATCGCCGGGGTGGTCGGCGCCGTCTGCTTCATCCTCGGCTGCTATGGCCTCGACGTGTTGCCCACGCGACCCTGGGCGCTCGCGCTGTTGGTGATCGCGATGCTCGGCTATGCCGTGGATGTGCAGACCGGCGTGCCACGGGCCTGGTCGGCCATCGCGACGGGGTGCCTGGTGCTCGGCTCGATCTTCCTCTACGACGGGTTCTCGATCTCGTGGATCACGCTGCTCGTCGGCATCATCGGGGTGGGACTGTCGATGATGAACGGGATGCCGGCCATGATCCGCACCCGGTTCGGCACGCCCACGATCGGCCGTGAGTGGATGATCGGGATGATGGGCGAGGCCGTCACGGAAGTGAAGAAGGACGGCATCGTGATGATCGACGGCGCTCCGTGGCGTGCGATGGTCAACCGGACCACCCCGATCCTTGCCGGCGATCCTGTCCGCGTCGTCGCGATCGAGGGCTTGTGGCTCGAGATCGAACCCGAAGAAGGCGGCGCCCGCGACTATCGCGAGATGCGTCCGAGCGACGACGAGGCCTAG
- a CDS encoding ArsA-related P-loop ATPase, with the protein MEPGQFFASSRVLIVAGKGGVGKTTASATLALAAARTGLSVLLVEVAGRSATASMFGADAPGYEESTVYDHADHGTVRSRSITPDDALVEWLTKHGFARIAKRMAKSGLLEIVATATPGIKDLLVLGRIKALESEGVADLIIVDAPAAGHAIQFLQAPVGVRDTARTGVLHRQALEVLEMLDDPSRCRAILVSIPEETPINELIDTAFMVEDEVGLALGPVVINGILPPIDGLDDPAPEGLTPAETADVRMAADLRRDRLALQAEQLERLESRLPLAQLRLPQLFTTEIGLDELHRLADAVEISIRDLEDWA; encoded by the coding sequence ATGGAGCCCGGTCAGTTCTTCGCATCGTCGCGGGTCCTCATCGTGGCAGGGAAGGGCGGAGTCGGGAAGACCACAGCCTCGGCGACCCTCGCGTTGGCTGCGGCGCGCACCGGCCTGTCGGTCCTCCTGGTGGAGGTGGCCGGGCGGTCGGCGACGGCATCGATGTTCGGTGCCGACGCACCAGGCTACGAGGAGTCGACCGTTTACGACCACGCGGACCACGGGACCGTCCGCTCCCGCTCGATCACTCCCGACGACGCCCTGGTCGAATGGCTGACCAAGCACGGATTCGCTCGCATCGCGAAGCGCATGGCGAAGAGCGGCTTGCTCGAGATCGTCGCCACGGCGACGCCCGGCATCAAGGATCTGCTCGTGCTCGGCCGCATCAAGGCCCTCGAGTCCGAGGGCGTCGCCGATCTGATCATCGTCGACGCACCCGCCGCCGGTCATGCGATCCAGTTCCTGCAGGCTCCCGTCGGAGTGCGCGACACCGCCCGCACCGGGGTGCTGCACCGCCAGGCGCTGGAGGTTCTCGAGATGCTCGACGATCCCTCGCGCTGTCGGGCGATCCTCGTGAGCATCCCCGAGGAGACTCCCATCAACGAGCTGATCGACACCGCGTTCATGGTGGAGGACGAGGTCGGTCTCGCCCTCGGCCCGGTCGTGATCAACGGCATCCTTCCGCCGATCGACGGACTCGACGATCCCGCGCCCGAAGGGCTCACACCGGCCGAGACGGCCGACGTCCGGATGGCGGCCGACCTGCGACGCGACCGGCTCGCGCTCCAGGCCGAACAGCTCGAACGCCTCGAGTCTCGGCTGCCGCTCGCGCAGCTGCGGCTGCCCCAGTTGTTCACGACCGAGATCGGACTCGACGAACTCCATCGGCTGGCCGACGCCGTCGAGATCTCGATCCGCGACCTGGAGGACTGGGCATGA